In Desulfonispora thiosulfatigenes DSM 11270, the genomic stretch CTTCCCTTTTTACCTCAGTATGTCTAGAATGTGGGATATAGAAAATATCATCAAACCCTTGCACTAATTTGCATTTAGTATTCGCAACAGTATGTTCAAATACACCAAAAACCTTTTCATCTACTGGATATTTAGGAATACCATAATGATGATAAAGACCAGCCTGAGCGCCCCAGCAAATATGAATAGTTGAAAAAACATTGGTTTTTGTAAAGTCCATGATTTTAGTTAATTCATTCCAATAATCAATTTCATTAAATTCCATGGTTTCTACTGGAGCTCCTGTAATAATCATGCCATCATATTTTTTATCTTTAATGTCATCAAAGTTCTTATAAAAACTCACTAAATGTTCAGGAGCTGTATTTTTTGATTCATGACTTTCCATGCAAATAAAATCAACCTCTAACTGAATCGGAAAGTTACTCAATAATCGTAATAACTGCGTTTCTGTCACAATTTTAGTTGGCATTAAATTTACTATTCCTATTTTAAGAGGACGAATATCTTGATGTATCGCCCTAGTATCATTCATTACAAATATATTTTCATTTAAAAGTATTTCTGTAGCCGGCAAATTCTGCGGTATAATAACTGGCATGTGCCTCATCCTTCCTTTTTCAATTAAATAAGCAATTAATAATTGAGATATTTCTTATCTACGTAAATAAGCTCGAACAAATAAAAGGAAGGAGCTACATGCCTTCAGGAATTTTCCCAAACTCACTATCGTTCAAACAGTGGGAAAATTCTTATCTTAAGACATTTCGCTCTTTTTATTCAAGCTCGCAATAATTTACTTAAGAAAATAAATTATCTTCTCTTTTTTACACTTACTTTAATGCTTGGTCAAAATCTTTTATAATATCTTCAATATCCTCTATCCCTACGGATACACGAATTAAATCTGGGGTGATTCCGCAAGCTATTTGTTGCTCTTCGGTTAATTGACGATGGGTCATACTAGCAGGGTGGAGCACGCTTGACCTAACATCTGCTACATGTACTACTAGGGCAGCTAATTTCAAACTATTCATAAACTTCTTACCTGCTTCATAGCCACCTTTAACACCAAATGTCAGTACGCCACTTGCTCCTTTAGGAAGATATTTTTGTGCTAAAGCATAACTTGGATGGTTTTCTAGTCCCGGATAATTTACCCAAGCTACATTCTCATGTTTTTCTAAAAATTCAGCTAATTTTAATGTATTTTCACTATGTCTTTCCATTCTTAAATGTAAAGTTTCTAAACCTATATTAGTTAAATATGCGTTAAATGGGCTCATACAAGATCCATAATCTCTCATTAAAGTAACCCTAGCTTTTACAATATATGCAGCATCACCAAATGTTTCTGTATAGCTTAATCCATGATAGCTTGGATCTGGCTCTGTTATTTCAGGATACTTACCAGTATTCCAATTAAAGTTTCCCCCATCTACTATTATTCCACCTACGCTTGAAGCGTGTCCATCAATGTATTTTGTTGTCGAGTGGATAACAATATTTGCTCCATGCTCAAATGGCCTACATAAATAAGGAGTTGGAAATGTATTATCAACGATTAAAGGAACATCTTTTGCTTTGGCAATCTGTGCAAACTTTTCAAAGTCTAAAACATTTAACCCAGGATTACCTATACTTTCGGTGAAAATTGCTCTCGTATTAACACAAAAATGTTTTTCAATTTCTTCTGCAGATAATTCTGGATCTACAAAGGTTACTTCAATGCCAATTTTCTTTAAAGTAACTGCAAATAAGTTATATGTACCGCCATAAAGTGTTGAAATGGCTATCACATGGCTTCCCGCACCACAAATATTTAAAAGTGCAAGTGTTGAAGCTGCTTGACCAGAAGATGTTGCTAATGCCCCTACCCCTCCTTCTAACATATTTACTTTTTCCTCTAATGCAGCTACTGTTGGATTACTTATTCTAGAATACATATGACCATTCTCTTCTAAATCAAATAACCTAGCTACTTGGTCAACATCGTCATATTTATAAGTTGTTGATTGATATAATGGCAATACCCTTGGTTCTCCTGCTTTTGGCTCATATCCACCTTGAACACTCCTTGTTCCTAATCCCCACTCTTTTTTCATCATAAACCCTCCTTAAAATATATAACTTAAACAAAAAAGCCACCTCCTAAGAAGTGGCTCTAATCAACAAGTGACTACCTACCTCTTATCTTCCAGGTTACCCTGCAGGATTTAGCACATTTCTAGTTAAATACTAGCTGTTGCTGGGTTTCATCGGGCCAGTCCCTCCACCACTCTAGATAAGAATTTATATTTAATTTTCTTTATAGCATAACCATAATAACTTACTTTGTCAAGATATCTTTATTTTTTCAACATCTCTGGATCTAAACTAATCATTTTCTTAAAGTCATAGTTTTTAGTTAATCTAAATACTACCGGACTTAAGGCAAGCATACCAATAAGGTTAGGTAAGATCATTAGACCATTAAAGGCATCGGAAATTGACCATACAATCTCTAAGTTAGTTACAGCTCCAACAAAACAAGCAATAACCCAAGCCCATTTATAATATAATTCACCTTTTACACCGATGAAATATTCTAAACATTTAGAACCATAGTAGTACCATCCTAAAATAGTTGAATATGCGAAGAAAATAAGACCAAATAAAATAACTAAATCTCCAGGTCCTGGTAATAACATTTTAAAAGCATTAGATGTTAAAGCTGCACCTGTTAATAACTCTATTCCTTGCTCTGCTAATTCTGCTTTCATTGTTACTGGGTACATCATTCCATCACTACCAGTTAGTTGCATAATTCCATCTGCTCCAATATTTACAAATGGAGAAACTAGAATAACTAATGCAGTCATAGAACATACGATTAATGTATCAATAAAAGATCCTAAAGAACCAATGATACCTTGTTTAACTGGGTCTGTAGTTGAAGCTGCACCGTGTACAATTGCTGCTGTACCAAGACCTGCTTCATTAGAGAATACTCCACGAGATACCCCAAATCTAACAACTGAACCTAAAAGTCCACCTTGAACTGCATGACCTGAAAATGCTGTACTGAAAATCATACCAAAAGCATGAGGAATCTTGTCATAGTTTAAAGCTAAAATGGTTATAGCTCCTACGACATATACTAAAGACATAATTGGTACAATTTTATCCGCAACTTTACCAATTGATTTAATACCACCAATTAAAACTAATCCAGTTGCCCCAGCAACAATTAAACCTGTAATCCATGTAGAAACACCCCAAGAATCATGAACAACTTGAGCTACTGAGTTTGCTTGCACAAGTGTACCAGGTCCAAAACAAGCAATTAATCCAAAGAAAGCAAATGCTCCACCAAGCCATGCCCACCCAGGTCCCATACCATTTTTGATATAGAACATCGGTCCGCCCGACTTTTCACCATTTGCATTTGTTTCTCTATAAAGAATAGCTAAAACTGCTTCAGCATATTTAGTCGCGCCACCTACAGAAGCTGTAACCCACATCCAAAAAACTGCTCCCGGTCCCCCCATAGTGATTGCTGTAGCAACCCCGGCTATATTACCAGTACCAATAGTAGCAGCTAGTGATGTCATAAGAGCCGTAAATGGAGAAATGTCACCATCCTTAGTTGTTGCTCTACTAGTAAATAATAATTTAAACGCTAATCCCAATTTTCTAAATTGTAAGAATTTTGTTCCTACAGTTAATAAAAGTCCAGTACCTACTAACAACGAAACCATTAATGGTCCCCAGGCAAAGTTTCCAAGCATTCCGACAAATTTTTCAAAAGCTTGCATTTACAACACATCCTCTCTCAAAAGTAATTAGTATAAAATTATGAATCCACTGTTTTGCTTATGCTAATGCTTATGCTTATGCTTATTGACACCTCCATATGAAAACCCAATAATAAAGATAAATTTAAATTATCAAAAGATTTCCTAAATTAAGAATTATAATTATATTGAAAATAATATTTGCAATTAAATTATAATTTATCCTTTAAATATTCTCAATAGATTTTAAATTTTCTGTCTATTAGAATAAATGATATATACCATAAGAATGTGCAGAATATGTAATATTTTGTACAACCATAGCATATATATAAAAAAATACAGTGTATACATACACTGTATTTTTCATATTTTAGTAGATAATGCTTTAGCTTACTTATTATAAATACCTACTATTATTTAAACCTTACTTTAATTCTTATTTATAATTAACTTTTAAATTTAAGTAACTCCTGCATTTCTTTAGAGTCATCCATTTTCATATTTTTAAAGTCATATCTTCTCACAACTTTAAATACAATTGGACTTAAAAGAACTAAGGCTATTAAGTTAGGGATTATCATTAAGCCATTAAAGGCATCAGACACAGCCCATACGATGTCAAGCTTAATAACTGCTCCTACTAAACACATCGCAACCCATAACCACTTATATAAATTAACACCTCTTAACCCTACAAGGTATTCTAAACATTTTGCCCCATAATAATACCATCCTAAGATAGTAGAATAAGAGAAAAATACTAATCCAAATAAAATAAGTAAATCACCAGGTCCTGGTAAGCCAACATGGAATGCTTGTGAAGTTAAAGCTGCTCCCGTTATAAAATCAATTCCTTGAGCCGCAAGATCAGCCCTCATTGATACTGGATACATCGCCCCATCACTTGCTAATAATTGCATGATACCGTCTGGTCCAATATTAACAAAAGGAGAAGTTAAAATTACTAAAGCAGTCATTGTACACACAACAATTGTATCAATAAATGCACCTAAAGAACCAATTAAACCTTGTTTTACTGGATCACTTGTTGAAGCTGCTCCATGAGCAATCGCTCCTGTACCAAGTCCCGCTTCATTTGAAAACACACCACGAGATACCCCATATCTA encodes the following:
- a CDS encoding O-acetylhomoserine aminocarboxypropyltransferase/cysteine synthase family protein, which gives rise to MMKKEWGLGTRSVQGGYEPKAGEPRVLPLYQSTTYKYDDVDQVARLFDLEENGHMYSRISNPTVAALEEKVNMLEGGVGALATSSGQAASTLALLNICGAGSHVIAISTLYGGTYNLFAVTLKKIGIEVTFVDPELSAEEIEKHFCVNTRAIFTESIGNPGLNVLDFEKFAQIAKAKDVPLIVDNTFPTPYLCRPFEHGANIVIHSTTKYIDGHASSVGGIIVDGGNFNWNTGKYPEITEPDPSYHGLSYTETFGDAAYIVKARVTLMRDYGSCMSPFNAYLTNIGLETLHLRMERHSENTLKLAEFLEKHENVAWVNYPGLENHPSYALAQKYLPKGASGVLTFGVKGGYEAGKKFMNSLKLAALVVHVADVRSSVLHPASMTHRQLTEEQQIACGITPDLIRVSVGIEDIEDIIKDFDQALK
- the metA gene encoding homoserine O-acetyltransferase MetA; amino-acid sequence: MPVIIPQNLPATEILLNENIFVMNDTRAIHQDIRPLKIGIVNLMPTKIVTETQLLRLLSNFPIQLEVDFICMESHESKNTAPEHLVSFYKNFDDIKDKKYDGMIITGAPVETMEFNEIDYWNELTKIMDFTKTNVFSTIHICWGAQAGLYHHYGIPKYPVDEKVFGVFEHTVANTKCKLVQGFDDIFYIPHSRHTEVKREDVEKISELKILCESKDAGLYLVASKDGRRIFALGHAEYDPLTLKWEYDRDINKGMDVKVPINYYPNDDPTKEPIVRWRGHANLLFSNWLNYYVYQETPFDLNELNNEK
- a CDS encoding alanine/glycine:cation symporter family protein; its protein translation is MQAFEKFVGMLGNFAWGPLMVSLLVGTGLLLTVGTKFLQFRKLGLAFKLLFTSRATTKDGDISPFTALMTSLAATIGTGNIAGVATAITMGGPGAVFWMWVTASVGGATKYAEAVLAILYRETNANGEKSGGPMFYIKNGMGPGWAWLGGAFAFFGLIACFGPGTLVQANSVAQVVHDSWGVSTWITGLIVAGATGLVLIGGIKSIGKVADKIVPIMSLVYVVGAITILALNYDKIPHAFGMIFSTAFSGHAVQGGLLGSVVRFGVSRGVFSNEAGLGTAAIVHGAASTTDPVKQGIIGSLGSFIDTLIVCSMTALVILVSPFVNIGADGIMQLTGSDGMMYPVTMKAELAEQGIELLTGAALTSNAFKMLLPGPGDLVILFGLIFFAYSTILGWYYYGSKCLEYFIGVKGELYYKWAWVIACFVGAVTNLEIVWSISDAFNGLMILPNLIGMLALSPVVFRLTKNYDFKKMISLDPEMLKK